CTTGAGTCCACTCTCGGCGATCCGGTCCCGGTAGGAGTTGTTGACCTCGTAGCGGTGCCGGTGCCGTTCGGACACCTCGGTGGCTCCGTACGCTTGGGCCACAATGGATCCCGGCTCCAGCACCGCGGGGTAGGCACCCAGGCGCATGGTGCCGCCGAGGTCGGCCTCACCGGCGACCGCGTCCAACTGGTCGGCCATGGTCGCGATCACCGGGTCCGGGGTGTCGGGGTCGAACTCGGCCGAGCTGGCCTCGGTCAGGCCGACCGAGCGCGCCGCCTCGATGACGATGCACTGCAGGCCCAGGCACAGCCCCAGCAGCGGCACCTTGCGCTTGCGGGCGTACCGGATGGCGCCGAGCTTGCCTTCGATGCCGCGGATACCGAAGCCACCCGGGATCAGCACCGCGTGTACCTCGTCGAGGGCGGCGGCCGCCCCGGCGTCGGTCTCGCAGTCGTCGGAGGCGATCCACCGGATCTCGACCTTGGAATGGTGCGCAAACCCACCGGCACGCAGCGCCTCGGCCACCGACAGATAGGCATCCGACAGGTCGATGTACTTGCCCACCAAGGCGATTCGGACGGTTTCCCGCGGTTCGTGCACGCGCTGAAGCAGGTCGTTCCACTGCGTCCAGTCCACGTCGCGGAACGGCAGGTTCAGCCGGCGCACCACGTAGGCGTCGAGTTCCTCGCGGTGCAGCACCTTGGGGATGTCATAGATCGACGGGGCGTCCGGGGTGGAGATGACGCCGTCGATGTCCACGTCGCACATCAGCGCGATCTTGTTCTTCAGGCCCTCGGGCACATCGCGGTCACAACGCAGGATCAGCGCGTCGGGGGTGATGCCGATGCTGCGCAGCGCGGCCACCGAGTGCTGGGTGGGCTTGGTCTTGAGCTCACCGGACGGCGCCAGGTAGGGCACCAGCGAGACGTGCAGGAAGAAGCAGTTGTCCCGGCCGACTTCGTGGCGGACCTGCCGGGCGGCCTCCAGGAACGGCAGCGATTCGATATCGCCGACCGTGCCGCCGATCTCGGTGATCACCACGTCGGGCCGGTTGCCTGCCGCGTCGGGTTCGGCCATGGCCAGGATGCGGCGCTTGATCTCGTCGGTGATGTGCGGGATGACCTGGACGGTGTCGCCCAGGTACTCGCCGCGGCGCTCCTTGGCGATCACCGTCGAGTACACCTGACCGGTGGTCACGTTCGCCGACCCGGACAGGTTGCGGTCGAGGAACCGCTCGTAGTGGCCGACGTCGAGGTCGGTCTCCGCGCCGTCCTCGGTGACGAACACCTCGCCGTGCTGGAACGGGTTCATGGTGCCGGGATCGACGTTCAGGTACGGATCCAGCTTCTGCATCGTCACCTGTAGCCCACGCGCGGTGAGCAGCTGCCCGAGGCTACTGGCCGTCAAGCCTTTACCGAGCGAAGAAGCAACACCACCGCTGACGAAGAGGTGCTTGGTCGCGGTCTGCGGGTGCTTGCGTAGTACGGGCAAGAACAACCTCCGTGGCGATGGGGCGAGTAGGTAATCAACCGATTTTCGACCTACTCAGGGCCTGCCGACCCACGGAAGTTCACCTTAACACCAGCGCCGACAAGCCGCGCCTGGCGCGCCGGGGACGAGCAGTGTTCTACGTGGCTCTACTGCGGCACCGTGACCGACGTCGCACCCTGCCCGGTGCCGAACCGGCCGGGTTGGCCGCCGCGCAGCAGCTCACCCAACGCCAACACGGTGGTGATGCGGCCGGACTCCACGTCGACGTTGTCGACGGTGCTGACCGCCCCGGACAGCGCCGCGTCGGACCGGATCACCGCGACCGCGGCGGTCCCCGACGCCGAGCCGTCCCGACCGGCGAGCACCGTGCCGCCGCCGTGCGGGGCCAGGCCGGCCGCGAAGCGCGCCACGGTGGCGCCCCGGTTGCCGGCGTCGTCTCCGAGCGCGCCGCCGGTGACGATCACCGCGGTGTCCGCGGCGCCGACCTTCTCGGTGCCGTAGGTGATGAATCCGGTGTCGCGCAGGGTGGCCAGCACGGTCTCGCGCTGGTCGTCGGCAACGGCGGGTTCCTTGCCGCGCAACACCGAGATGCCGACAAGGTCACCGGCTTGGGAACCCTGGTCCACCGAGTTGGTGCTCAACTGGCGCCCGGTCGGCACGATCGGTGAATTCACCACCGAGAGCAGCTTTTCCGAGGAGTTGGCGTCGACGAACTGCGGGGTCAGCGCGATGGTGCCGCTCACCCCGGCCCCGGCCTGTCCGACCAGCCGCGTCACCGCGTCCACGTCGTTGTCGGTGGCATCGGGGGTCCGGAACAGCACCACCGCCTTGTCCCGCAGGGTGTCGCGCAGGATGCGCGGCGCCATGATCCCGTCGAACTCCCCCGCCGCACTGAGCTTTTCGTTGAGTTCGTTCTTGTCGTCGTTGAGTGCGTCGATCTGGCTGCGCAGGTCCGCCTTGTCGCTGCGCAGGCCGGACAGCACGGTGTCGGAGAACAGTCCCGAGCCCAGCACCACACCGATGGCCAGTGCCAGGAAGACCGCCGCCAGCGAGATGGCGTGCGTGCGCAGTGAGATCACGGTTCTAGGAGACCAGACCCTGCGCCCAGAGCAGGAAGCGGTTCCAGTAGTCGACCACCCATTCGATGACGGTGGCGTCGGCGCGCGTGACCCACAGCGCGACGATCACCGCGACCAGCATGGCCAGTACCAGCATCGCGATCGCACCCGCGGAGACCCTACTGCGGTACAGCGTGGCGACGGCCTTGGCGTCGACGAGCTTCTCCCCGACCTTGAGCCGGGTCAGGAAGGTCGACGGGTTGCTCTGCTGACGCGAGCGGTCGAAGAACTCCTCGATGGTGGCGCTGTGCCCGGCGGTGACGATCAGCGACGCCCCGTGATGGTGGCACAGCAGCAGCGCGAGGTCGGCGGCCGAACCGGCGGCCGGGAACGTCATCGCGCCCACCCCCAGGTCCTGGATGCGCTCCAGGCCGGGGGCGTGCCCGTCGGCGTCGGCGGGCAGCACCACCTGGGCGCCGCAGCGCAGCGCGTCGGTGCTGATGGTGCTGGGATCGCCGACGATCAGCGCCGGGCGGTAGCCGGCCTTGCGCAGCAGATCCGCGCCGGCGCCGACACCGACCAGGACCGGCTGGTACTCCTTGATGAACGGCTTGAGCGCCTTGAGATCCTCGGCGGCGCCCGGCCCTTCGGCGACCACGACGACGTGCCGGCGGTCCATGTCGACGTCGATGTCGGGGATGCCCATACCGTCGATCAGCAGCGGGCTCTCACTGCGGATGAACTCGATGGTGTTCCCGGCGAACGCCTCCAGGTGCGCCACCAGCCCACTCTTGGCCTCGACCATGAGCTCGTGGATCTCCAGATCGGTGCGCTCGGTACCGACGGCGATGCGGCGGTCACCGGAGTAGACGCCGCCGTTGTTCAGCCGGACGCGGGCCCCGTCCTTGATCTTCTTGAAGATCTCCGGGCCCGCCTCGTCGATGAGGACGATCCCGTTCGCCACCAGCACCTCGGGTCCGAGGTTGGGGTACCGGCCGGAGATCGACGGCGAGGCGTTGACCACACCGGCGATCTCGGCTTCCACCAACGCGTCCGCGGTGATGCGGTCCAGGTCCTGGGCGTCGAGGACGACGATGTCGCCCGGACCGATGCGCCGAAGCAATCGGTCGATGTCACGGTCAACGCGGGCGGTACCGACTACGCCCGGCTTTGAGCTGGCATTACGCGATAGCAACGCTGACATCTTCATGGGGGCGATTCTGGCCGCCAACCCTCAAGGTGAGGTGGAGGCGCGCCGTAACATCAGCCTCATAAGTTTCTTTCTGTCACATCTGCAACAGACGAACGGTCTCAATCGCGCTTCGTCGCCGGTTCATTCACGCCTGGATGCCCGCCTCAATCACGCCTGGAGGCGTAGTGCCGCGCCGCCTTGGCCCGGTTGCCACAGGTCGCCATCGAATGCCAGCGCCGGGCGCCGTTCTTGGAGGTGTCGAGGAACCAGAGCACGCAGCTCTCGTGGGCGCACTGCTTGATCCGGCCGGGCGCCTCGGCGACCAATCGCAGCAGATCCTCGGCGGCCAGCCAGCCCGGCAGCCATTCCGCGCGCGACACCTCGACCTCGTCGCGGGGGCCGGTCGGCCCGAGCGTGCGCCGCACCCGGCCGTGATCGAGCACCTCGTTCAGCTCCGCGGCGTCATCGTCGGCGACCACCCGCAACACGGCTTCCCGCGCACGCAGTAGCGCCAGCCGCATCTTCTCGTCGGCGACACAACGCCGGTCCAGGCCGTTGGCCTCCAGCCAGATCTGCAGCCCGTCCACATTCTCGAGCAGATCCCGCGGACCGTCGGGCGACATCCACCGGGTGTTCAGCAGATCCAGCGCGAGGGGTTCCCCGACGTGCGGTCGTGGATCACGCATGACTCACCCCTCCTGTCGTAACCATCAAACCCAGAATAGACGGTTGACAGAACTACCGGACCCCCCTAACCTTCAATTATCAATATGACGGTTACATGGAGGTACGCACGATGACCACGACCACCCCGCAGATCGCCCCCGGCCATATCGGGCTGAACGTCACCGACCTGGCCCGGTCGGTGGACTTCTACCGTCGCGCACTGGGTTTCGACCAGCTGGCGATCAGCGACGAGGGCGAGCGCCGATTCGCCTTCCTCGGCATCGACGGCGACCTGCGCCTCACCCTCTGGCAGCAGAGCGACGGTGAGTTCTCCGCCCGGACACCCGGTCTGCATCACCTGTCATTTCAGGTCGACACCATCGACCAGGTCCGCGCCGTGGAGGCGGCTCTCAAGGATCTGGGCGCGACGTTCGCCCACGACGGCGTCGTCGCCCATGGTGAGGGCACGGCATCGGGCGGCATCTTCTTCACCGACCCGGACGGGATCCGACTGGAGGTCTTCGCACCCAGCGGCGCCGAGGCCGAAGCCGCACCGCACGGCGAGTCGCCGACCTGCGGCTTCTTCTGAGCCGCGCCATGACCGTCTATCACGCCGGCGAACTCGCGGTGCAACGCCGACTGGGCCAGAGCGATATCGCCGCCCGCCTGAGTCGCATGGTCCGCACCGAGATCCCGGATGCCGCCGCACATTTCCTGGCCGATCAACCGATGGTCGTGCTGGCCGCCGCCGACGACGCAAGCCAGATCTGGGCCGGCCTGGTCACCGGGCCGCCCGGCTTCCTACACGTCCTGGACGGCCCTGACGACAACGAGCAGATCGCCGTCGACGCGCTGCCGGTCACCGGTGACCCACTGCACGACGTGTTGGCCGGAGAACCCCGCCGGGTCGGCATGATCGCCGTTGACCCCCGGACGCGACGGCGCATGCGGGTCAACGGGGTCGCGACGCCGACCGGGTCCGGTCTGCGGATCCGGCCGGATCAGGTCTATTCGAACTGCCCGAAATACATTTCCCGCAGGCACGTCGAGGGTGCGACGGAAGCGGCCGGCGAACGCGTGCAGCGCCACGCGACGGCCCTCGACGATCGCACCCAGCAGATCATCGCCGCAGCCGACACCTTCTTCATCGGGTCGGCGGATGCCGATGGCAATGCCGACGCGTCACACCGCGGCGGCAACCCGGGCTTCCTACAGGTACTTTCGCCGAACCGGTTGCGCTGGCCCGACTACCGGGGCAACTCGATGTTCATGACGCTGGGCAATATCGCCGCCAACCCGCGCGCCGGACTGCTGATCCCTGATTGGAGCACCGGGACCACATTGCAGCTCACCGGAACCGCCGAGATCATCTGGGAGACGGGGCCGGGCGCGCAGTGCTGGGTCGAGTTCACCATCGAGCAGACAGTCGAGGTGACCGGTGTCAGCCCACTGCGCTGGAGCACCGCCGAACTCTCGCCGGCCAACCCGGCGTGAGCTCAGGCCTCGGCGCGGTCGGCCCGGGCGGACTCCCACAGCTCTCGGGCGTGCGCCCGGCCGCTGTCGGTATCGCCGAGCCCGGCGAGCATCCGGGCCAGCTCGGCCACCCGGTCCTCATCCTGTAGCCGGACCACCCGGCTGGACTTCGGACCGCTCTCCACCACCAGGTGGGTGTCGGCGTAGGCGGCCACCTGCGGCAGGTGCGTGACGACGATGACCTGGTGGGTGCGGGCCAGCCGGGCCAACCGGCGACCGATCTGCACCGCGGCGCGTCCGCCCACACCGGCATCGACCTCGTCGAACACCATGGTGGTGCCCATCGAATCGGCGCGCGAGGCCACCAACACGACCTCCAAGGCCAGCATCACCCGGGACAGCTCACCGCCGGACGCGCTCTTGGCCAGCGGCAGCAGATCGGTACCGCGGTGCGCGGCGAAGCCGAACTCCACCGCGTCGACCCCGTCGTGACCGGCGTGCGCCGTGGTGCCGTCGGCCAGCACGATCGGTGCCGAATCGTCGGCGCGGGCCGGCAACGGGGCCACCGAGATGCCGAAGTCGGCGCCGGACATCGCCAGCCCGGCCAGCTCGGCGGTGACGGCCTTGGCCAATCCCTTGGCCGCCTTGTTGCGGGCCTTGGTGAGGTCGGCCGCCGCGGCGACCACCTTGGTCTGCAGCTCGTCGACCCGCTGGGCCAGCCCGGCCAGCGCCTCCTCGGAGACGTCCAGCTGCGACAGCCGGCTGCGCGCGTCCTTCGCCCAGGCCAGCACCGCGTCGATATCGGCGCCGTACTTGCGGGTCAGCCCGCGCAGCTCGCTCTGGCGGGCCAGCTTGGTTTCCAATGTGCTTGCGTCACTGGGCAGTTCGGAGAGGAAATCGCCGAGTTCGGTAGCTACGTCCGCGATCACGGCGACCGCCTCGGCCAGCCGCTCCCCCAGCGCCTGCAAGGCACCGTCGTCGGTGCCCTCCAGGGCGGCCTTGGCGGAGGCGACGTTGGCCGCAGCCGAGAAGGCATCGGTGCCGTCGTCGTCGGGGGGACCCGCCAGCGCCGCGCGCGCCCCGGCCGCGGATTCCCGCAGCGCATCGAGTTCGGAGAGCCGGCGGATGTCGGCGACGAGGGTGTCGTCCTCGCCGGGCGCCGGGTCGACGGCATCGATCTCGTTGAGCCCGAAGGTCAGCCGGTCCGCCTCGAGAGCCAGTTCGCGGGCCCGCTCGGTGCGGTCGACCAGGTCCCGGCGCGCGGCCAGCCACTCCTCGCGCAGCATGCGGTACTTGCGCAGCGGGGCACCGACGTCGGCGAACCGGTCCAGCGCACCGCGCTGCTCGTCGGGGCGTATCAGCCGTAGCTGATCGTTCTGCCCGTGCAACGCCAACAGCTCGTTGGTGAAACCGCTCAGCGATTTCGCCGGCACACTGCGGCCCCCCAGGTAGGCGCGCGACGGCCCGTCGCGGTTCACCGAGCGCGCCGCGATGACGCTGTCGTCGTCATCACGTTCGGCACCCGAGGAATCGAGGATCTCGTCGATGCGCACGGTGACGTCGGGGCCCAGTTCGGTCGTGGTGAAACGCCCCTCCACCACGGCGCGGTCCGCGCCGGTACGCACCCGGCTGGCGTCCGCGCGGGCGCCGCCCAGCAGGTGCAGCCCGGTCACCACCATCGTCTTGCCGGCGCCGGTCTCGCCGGTCAGGACCGTCAGCCCGCGATCGAACTCGGCCGTCGCCGAACTGATCGCGCCCAGGGACTCGATTCGAATCTCGGAAAGCACTACTGACCACGCCATCCCGTGACGGGCAGCCGGAATTTGCGCACCAGCCGGTCGGTGAACGGCGCACTGTCGAGGCGCACCCATTTGAGCGAGGTGCCGCAGCGGGTGACCTCCAGGCGAGCACCGGCCGGCACCACCATCTTGCGGCGGCCGTCGCAGAACGCGACCGCGTCGTGGCCGGACGCCTCGATCTCGATGGCGATGGCGGCGTTCGGGCTGGTCACCATGGGACGGGCGAACAACGCGTGGGCGTTGTTGGGCACCACCAGGATCGCCTCGAGGTCCGGCCACAGGATCGGCCCGCCCGCGGAGAACGCGTACGCGGTGGACCCGGTGGGTGTCGAGACCAGCACCCCGTCGCAGCCGAACGAGGACACCGGGCGGCCGTCGACCTCCAACACGACACCGAGCACACCGAGCCGGGGGCCCTTCTCCAGACTCGCCTCGTTGAGTGCCCAGCCGCGGTCCCTGATCTCGCCGCCCTCGCGGACCGCGATGTCGAGCGTCATCCGTTTCTCGACGATGTAGTCGCGCGCGATGACGTGCTCGAGGACATCGTCGAGAGCCTCGGCTTCGGCCTCGGCCAGAAAGCCGATCCGCCCCAGATTGATGCCCAGGACCGGGATCTCGACGTTGCGGGCCAGCTCGGCCGCACGCAGGAACGTGCCGTCACCCCCGAGCGCGAGCACCAGTTCACAACCCTCGGCGGCCTGTTCGTCGGCGTCGACGACGTCGAGCTGCACACCCAGCGCCCGGATCTCCTCCGGGGCGAGATGCAGCGAGCCACGGTCGACGGCCTCGGCGGTCAGCACCCGCAAGGCGATGCCGTGCCCGCCGAGCACCTTCTCGACCCGGCGCGCGGTCTCGGTGGCCTCCTCACGGCCGGTGTGCACAACCAACAGGATGGAACGCTGGGCGCTGGATTGTTCGGAAGTCATTGCGGCCCTTCGTCGATGGCACGAAAAACGGCGCGTTCGAGCTCGTCACCGGTCAGTGGCGCGTCGGTTTCGGCACGGAAGCGCAGGAAGAACTCGACATTGCCGGACGGCCCCGGCAATGGACTGGCGGTGACCCCGACGGTGTGCCAGTGCAATTCGGCGGCCCGGCGCGCGACCGCCAGGACCGCCTCGGCACGCAGTGCCGGGTCCGACACCACCCCACCCGGGCCGACCCGGTCCTTCCCGACCTCGAATTGCGGCTTCACCATCGGCACGATATCGGCATCCGGTGACGCGCACGCGGTCAGCGCGGGCAGCACGGTGGCCAGCGAGATGAACGACAGGTCGGCGACCACCAGATCGACCGGCCCGCCGATGGCCTCCGCGGTCAGGGAGCGCACATTCGTGCGTTCCAGGACGTGCACCCGCTCATCGGACCGCAGCGACCAGGCCAGCTGCCCGTAGCCGACATCGGCGGCGACGACCTCGGCGGCGCCCCGGTCCAGCAGGACCTCGGTGAAGCCACCGGTCGAGGCCCCCGCGTCGAGGCAGCGCCGGCCCGCGACGGGCACCCCGAACGCGTCGAGGGCGCCGATGAGCTTGTGCGCGCCGCGCGACACCCAGGTGCGTTCGTCGGCGGCGACCGTCAGCTTGGCGTCCACCGACACCGCGGTGGCCGGTTTGGCGGCCGGCATACCGTCGATGCGCACCCGGCCGGCGTTGATCAGTTCGGCGGCCTGTTGGCGTGAGCGGGCCAGCCCGCGTCGCACCAGCTCGGCATCCACCCGTGCCCGTCGCGCCATCGGGTCAGCGCTCCCGGGTCGCGTCGCCCCGGCCCTCCACCGATTCCAGGGCGCGGACCAGCAGGTCGTGCGCCTGTTCCAGGCGCGCTGCGACGGCGTCTATTTCGGCGTCCTCCAACCCACCCGATTCAATATCCGGCAGGTCGGCCAGCAGCGCCGCGATGTCGGTGCGGATCTGCTCGGGATCGGTACTCATATCGCTGATCACGCTAGCCGATGCGGTCAGGACAGCAGCGACCAGCGTTGGAGAGCGGTGCGTGCCGTGTCGTCACCGGCCCGCACCCGCACGCCGCCCTCGCCCTGCCATACCGCGTGCGCGGCGGCCCGCACGACGCTCAGCGGGTCACCGTCCTCGGCGCCGGTGGCATGCACGGTGACCGTCGAGCCGTCGGTGTCCACACGCCAGGCCGGGTGGGCGCCGATCCGCAGCGTCGCGGCGTCGGCGTTCAGGGAACGCAGGTCTTCGGCGAGGTAGTCCGGCCGGCTCCCGACGGGGGCGTGCACCATGTCCGCGGCGTTGTTCACCCCGGTCAGCACCATCAGGCTGGGCAGCCCCGCGGCGTTGGCGCCCTCGATGTCGGTGTCCAACCGATCGCCGATCACCAGCGGAGTCCGGAATTCCCCACGCGCCAGCGCATCGTTCATCAGTGTGGGCGCCGGCTTGCCGGCGACCTGGGGCTCGCTGTCGGTGGCGGTCCGCAGCGCGGCGACCATCGAACCGTTGCCCGGCAGCAGGCCCCGTTCGGAGGGCAGGGTGCGGTCGACGTTGGCGGCGACCCACAGCGCCCCGGCCCGGATCGCCAGCGCCGCCTCGGACAGATCCGGCCAGCCGGTCTGCGGTGAGTGACCCTGCACGACGGCGACGGGCTCGGCGTCGAACGTACGCACCGGCTTCAGGCCGACCGCCTCGATCTCGGCTGCCAGCGAATCGGTACCGACGATGAGGACGGTGGCGCCGGCGGGCAGCTGGCCGGCCAGCAGCCGGGCAGCGCTCTGCGCGCTGGTGACGACGTCCTCGGGTGCGGCCGCGAAGCCGAGTTCCTGAAGGTGGGTCGCGACCTCGGCCGCCGAACGGGACGCGTTGTTGGTGACGTAGAGGGCGCGGGCCTGCACCCCCGCCAGGCTTTCCACCGCACCGGTGGTGGGTTCGTGGCCGCGGAAGACGGTGCCGTCGAGATCCAGGAGCAGGCAATCATGCTCCTGTGCCAGCGTCCCCATCTCAGGTCAGCTCGGCGACGCGCTCTTCGGCGTCGGTGACGCCCTCGACGTCGACGGCGGCGGCGTTGAGGAAGGCCTGCACGGCCTCGTCGGACCGCCCGAGCGCGAGCAGGGTCTCCGCGTAGGCGTAGAACAGCCGGGCACTGGTCGACCCGAGGCGCGTGGTGTCCAGCGGTGGGCTGGACAGCACCGCCAGGGCCTGTTCGTGCTGCCCGAGGTCGGAGCGGGCGCCGGCGACGACGATGCGCAGTTCGTCGGCATCGTCGCCGGTGAGCTGCTGGGCCTCTTCACTGCGGGCCAGTTCGATGGCTCGCTCGGGGCGTCCGACACCGCGTTCACAGTCCGCGATCAACGGAAGCAGCGCGGACTTGCTGCCCATCCGGCGGGCGGCGCGCAGTTCGGCGAGCGCCTGGGCCCAGTCCCCGCAGTAGTAGGCGGCGATGCCGACGGCCTCGCGGACCGCGGCGATGCGCCCGGACCGGGCGCGAGCGGCGCGGGCATGCTCCAGCGCGGCGGCCGGGTCGTCTTCGAGGAGTTCACCCGCGGCGACCAGATGGCGGGCCACCACGTCGGCGGTGGATTTGTCCAGGGTGATCAGTTCACTGCGGATCTCCGGAGAGAGCTGCTTGGCCTCGATCTCCGGGGGGATCGGCGGGCCGGTGGAGATGGTCTCGCGGCCGCC
This region of Mycolicibacterium diernhoferi genomic DNA includes:
- a CDS encoding NAD kinase, whose amino-acid sequence is MTSEQSSAQRSILLVVHTGREEATETARRVEKVLGGHGIALRVLTAEAVDRGSLHLAPEEIRALGVQLDVVDADEQAAEGCELVLALGGDGTFLRAAELARNVEIPVLGINLGRIGFLAEAEAEALDDVLEHVIARDYIVEKRMTLDIAVREGGEIRDRGWALNEASLEKGPRLGVLGVVLEVDGRPVSSFGCDGVLVSTPTGSTAYAFSAGGPILWPDLEAILVVPNNAHALFARPMVTSPNAAIAIEIEASGHDAVAFCDGRRKMVVPAGARLEVTRCGTSLKWVRLDSAPFTDRLVRKFRLPVTGWRGQ
- a CDS encoding HAD-IIA family hydrolase; translated protein: MGTLAQEHDCLLLDLDGTVFRGHEPTTGAVESLAGVQARALYVTNNASRSAAEVATHLQELGFAAAPEDVVTSAQSAARLLAGQLPAGATVLIVGTDSLAAEIEAVGLKPVRTFDAEPVAVVQGHSPQTGWPDLSEAALAIRAGALWVAANVDRTLPSERGLLPGNGSMVAALRTATDSEPQVAGKPAPTLMNDALARGEFRTPLVIGDRLDTDIEGANAAGLPSLMVLTGVNNAADMVHAPVGSRPDYLAEDLRSLNADAATLRIGAHPAWRVDTDGSTVTVHATGAEDGDPLSVVRAAAHAVWQGEGGVRVRAGDDTARTALQRWSLLS
- a CDS encoding CGNR zinc finger domain-containing protein, whose translation is MRDPRPHVGEPLALDLLNTRWMSPDGPRDLLENVDGLQIWLEANGLDRRCVADEKMRLALLRAREAVLRVVADDDAAELNEVLDHGRVRRTLGPTGPRDEVEVSRAEWLPGWLAAEDLLRLVAEAPGRIKQCAHESCVLWFLDTSKNGARRWHSMATCGNRAKAARHYASRRD
- a CDS encoding copper transporter produces the protein MISLRTHAISLAAVFLALAIGVVLGSGLFSDTVLSGLRSDKADLRSQIDALNDDKNELNEKLSAAGEFDGIMAPRILRDTLRDKAVVLFRTPDATDNDVDAVTRLVGQAGAGVSGTIALTPQFVDANSSEKLLSVVNSPIVPTGRQLSTNSVDQGSQAGDLVGISVLRGKEPAVADDQRETVLATLRDTGFITYGTEKVGAADTAVIVTGGALGDDAGNRGATVARFAAGLAPHGGGTVLAGRDGSASGTAAVAVIRSDAALSGAVSTVDNVDVESGRITTVLALGELLRGGQPGRFGTGQGATSVTVPQ
- the steA gene encoding putative cytokinetic ring protein SteA, whose translation is MKMSALLSRNASSKPGVVGTARVDRDIDRLLRRIGPGDIVVLDAQDLDRITADALVEAEIAGVVNASPSISGRYPNLGPEVLVANGIVLIDEAGPEIFKKIKDGARVRLNNGGVYSGDRRIAVGTERTDLEIHELMVEAKSGLVAHLEAFAGNTIEFIRSESPLLIDGMGIPDIDVDMDRRHVVVVAEGPGAAEDLKALKPFIKEYQPVLVGVGAGADLLRKAGYRPALIVGDPSTISTDALRCGAQVVLPADADGHAPGLERIQDLGVGAMTFPAAGSAADLALLLCHHHGASLIVTAGHSATIEEFFDRSRQQSNPSTFLTRLKVGEKLVDAKAVATLYRSRVSAGAIAMLVLAMLVAVIVALWVTRADATVIEWVVDYWNRFLLWAQGLVS
- a CDS encoding TlyA family RNA methyltransferase — its product is MARRARVDAELVRRGLARSRQQAAELINAGRVRIDGMPAAKPATAVSVDAKLTVAADERTWVSRGAHKLIGALDAFGVPVAGRRCLDAGASTGGFTEVLLDRGAAEVVAADVGYGQLAWSLRSDERVHVLERTNVRSLTAEAIGGPVDLVVADLSFISLATVLPALTACASPDADIVPMVKPQFEVGKDRVGPGGVVSDPALRAEAVLAVARRAAELHWHTVGVTASPLPGPSGNVEFFLRFRAETDAPLTGDELERAVFRAIDEGPQ
- the recN gene encoding DNA repair protein RecN, whose amino-acid sequence is MLSEIRIESLGAISSATAEFDRGLTVLTGETGAGKTMVVTGLHLLGGARADASRVRTGADRAVVEGRFTTTELGPDVTVRIDEILDSSGAERDDDDSVIAARSVNRDGPSRAYLGGRSVPAKSLSGFTNELLALHGQNDQLRLIRPDEQRGALDRFADVGAPLRKYRMLREEWLAARRDLVDRTERARELALEADRLTFGLNEIDAVDPAPGEDDTLVADIRRLSELDALRESAAGARAALAGPPDDDGTDAFSAAANVASAKAALEGTDDGALQALGERLAEAVAVIADVATELGDFLSELPSDASTLETKLARQSELRGLTRKYGADIDAVLAWAKDARSRLSQLDVSEEALAGLAQRVDELQTKVVAAAADLTKARNKAAKGLAKAVTAELAGLAMSGADFGISVAPLPARADDSAPIVLADGTTAHAGHDGVDAVEFGFAAHRGTDLLPLAKSASGGELSRVMLALEVVLVASRADSMGTTMVFDEVDAGVGGRAAVQIGRRLARLARTHQVIVVTHLPQVAAYADTHLVVESGPKSSRVVRLQDEDRVAELARMLAGLGDTDSGRAHARELWESARADRAEA
- a CDS encoding tetratricopeptide repeat protein; this encodes MAEDRQGGSGERRPGRPAGDGPRSGGGGGYARRGGRDRPKPPWSSSPDGPRRDFRGGRETISTGPPIPPEIEAKQLSPEIRSELITLDKSTADVVARHLVAAGELLEDDPAAALEHARAARARSGRIAAVREAVGIAAYYCGDWAQALAELRAARRMGSKSALLPLIADCERGVGRPERAIELARSEEAQQLTGDDADELRIVVAGARSDLGQHEQALAVLSSPPLDTTRLGSTSARLFYAYAETLLALGRSDEAVQAFLNAAAVDVEGVTDAEERVAELT
- a CDS encoding VOC family protein, whose protein sequence is MTTTTPQIAPGHIGLNVTDLARSVDFYRRALGFDQLAISDEGERRFAFLGIDGDLRLTLWQQSDGEFSARTPGLHHLSFQVDTIDQVRAVEAALKDLGATFAHDGVVAHGEGTASGGIFFTDPDGIRLEVFAPSGAEAEAAPHGESPTCGFF
- a CDS encoding pyridoxamine 5'-phosphate oxidase family protein, whose amino-acid sequence is MTVYHAGELAVQRRLGQSDIAARLSRMVRTEIPDAAAHFLADQPMVVLAAADDASQIWAGLVTGPPGFLHVLDGPDDNEQIAVDALPVTGDPLHDVLAGEPRRVGMIAVDPRTRRRMRVNGVATPTGSGLRIRPDQVYSNCPKYISRRHVEGATEAAGERVQRHATALDDRTQQIIAAADTFFIGSADADGNADASHRGGNPGFLQVLSPNRLRWPDYRGNSMFMTLGNIAANPRAGLLIPDWSTGTTLQLTGTAEIIWETGPGAQCWVEFTIEQTVEVTGVSPLRWSTAELSPANPA
- a CDS encoding CTP synthase → MPVLRKHPQTATKHLFVSGGVASSLGKGLTASSLGQLLTARGLQVTMQKLDPYLNVDPGTMNPFQHGEVFVTEDGAETDLDVGHYERFLDRNLSGSANVTTGQVYSTVIAKERRGEYLGDTVQVIPHITDEIKRRILAMAEPDAAGNRPDVVITEIGGTVGDIESLPFLEAARQVRHEVGRDNCFFLHVSLVPYLAPSGELKTKPTQHSVAALRSIGITPDALILRCDRDVPEGLKNKIALMCDVDIDGVISTPDAPSIYDIPKVLHREELDAYVVRRLNLPFRDVDWTQWNDLLQRVHEPRETVRIALVGKYIDLSDAYLSVAEALRAGGFAHHSKVEIRWIASDDCETDAGAAAALDEVHAVLIPGGFGIRGIEGKLGAIRYARKRKVPLLGLCLGLQCIVIEAARSVGLTEASSAEFDPDTPDPVIATMADQLDAVAGEADLGGTMRLGAYPAVLEPGSIVAQAYGATEVSERHRHRYEVNNSYRDRIAESGLKFSGTSPDGHLVEFVEYGADVHPFLVGTQAHPELKSRPTRPHPLFAAFVGAALDYKAGERLPLEEVSRTNGADHAGTDQTEDAGQPAPEPAHRG